One window of the Natrinema sp. CBA1119 genome contains the following:
- a CDS encoding NfeD family protein has protein sequence MVESLVGNIPLLLLVAGLVLMVLEALSPGAHLIVIGIALVGAGLIGLLFPPVANVLVLAGLTLVIGLAAAYVYREFDFYGGKGSGRTTDSDSLSGRTGYVTETVTTRSGEVKLDEGGFAPYYSARTTDGTIEEGEEVIVLDPGGGNVLTVESVSAIGEDEIDRALAQDATSDSDDGASADETGSVGDKPTAETEVDDVDAPVSDPDADDIDESVSETETERSG, from the coding sequence ATGGTCGAATCTCTCGTGGGGAACATACCGCTGTTGTTGCTGGTTGCGGGACTCGTGTTGATGGTCCTCGAGGCCCTCTCGCCGGGTGCCCACCTCATCGTCATCGGAATCGCGCTGGTCGGTGCCGGACTCATCGGACTGCTCTTTCCGCCCGTGGCGAACGTGCTCGTGCTGGCGGGGCTGACGCTCGTGATCGGGCTCGCCGCGGCGTACGTCTACCGGGAGTTCGACTTCTACGGCGGAAAGGGGTCCGGTCGGACGACGGATTCGGACTCGCTTTCCGGGCGGACGGGCTACGTCACCGAGACCGTCACGACCCGTAGCGGCGAGGTCAAACTCGACGAGGGCGGGTTCGCCCCCTACTACAGCGCGCGGACGACCGACGGCACGATCGAGGAGGGCGAGGAGGTCATCGTCCTCGATCCGGGTGGCGGAAACGTGCTAACGGTCGAATCCGTCAGTGCGATCGGCGAGGACGAGATCGATCGCGCGCTCGCACAGGACGCGACGTCCGACTCCGACGATGGAGCGAGTGCCGACGAGACCGGCAGCGTCGGCGACAAACCGACCGCGGAAACTGAGGTGGACGATGTCGACGCGCCGGTGTCCGACCCCGATGCTGACGACATCGACGAGTCGGTCTCCGAAACGGAGACCGAGCGGTCGGGATAA
- a CDS encoding MarR family transcriptional regulator: MTGSDGVDDDKRATLRRFAALGAASPLVGRSDSAAADTGESDARDAIAGYLSTTPGAHFSKIRDDLQLGTGETQHHLRRLEELDAIERYRDGDYKRFVTADRFDEFEKGTLGYLRRETPRGMLIELLLNADATAGDLADALDVSAPTVSKYAGELEEAGLLSRDDGYAVERPETVLVLVVGHADSFGDRARTLARDADQYLEYQG, translated from the coding sequence ATGACAGGATCCGATGGGGTCGACGACGATAAACGAGCGACCCTGCGCCGATTCGCCGCCCTCGGCGCCGCCTCTCCGCTGGTCGGACGATCGGATTCAGCGGCGGCTGATACGGGTGAAAGCGACGCGCGCGACGCGATCGCGGGCTATCTCTCCACGACGCCCGGTGCGCACTTCTCGAAGATCCGCGACGACCTGCAGCTGGGTACCGGCGAGACTCAACACCACCTGCGCCGGCTCGAGGAACTCGACGCCATCGAGCGCTATCGAGACGGCGACTACAAGCGGTTCGTCACCGCCGATCGATTCGACGAGTTCGAGAAGGGCACACTCGGCTACCTCCGACGGGAGACGCCCCGCGGGATGCTGATCGAACTCCTCCTGAACGCCGACGCCACCGCCGGCGATCTCGCCGACGCGCTCGACGTCTCGGCGCCGACGGTGAGCAAGTACGCCGGCGAACTCGAGGAGGCCGGACTCCTCTCGCGCGACGACGGCTACGCTGTCGAACGGCCGGAGACGGTGCTGGTACTCGTCGTCGGCCACGCGGACTCCTTCGGCGACCGCGCGCGCACGCTCGCTCGAGACGCGGATCAGTACCTCGAGTACCAGGGATAA
- a CDS encoding SPFH domain-containing protein yields MVVPLVPMQTAGAALLVVGALVLVVVIAALLSAIEIVDAYEKRALTVFGEYRKLLEPGINFVPPFVSNTYAFDMRTQTLDVPRQEAITRDNSPVTADAVVYIKVMDAKKAFLQVDDYKRAVSNLAQTTLRAVLGDMELDDTLNKRQEINARIRTELDEPTDEWGIRVESVEVREVNPSKDVQRAMEQQTSAERKRRAMILEAQGERRSAVEKAEGDKQSEIIRAQGEKQSQILEAQGDSISTVLRARSAESMGERAIIDKGMETLGDIGQGESTTFVMPQELTSLVGRYGKHLSGSDVEEDGSELESREFDDETRELIGLDDIAEIIGEIDQEADMDVEAMEQEAQAIKEGKDPANISDPDEVIEEMDQDFQSQADGGTEMPADAEDESSTTD; encoded by the coding sequence ATGGTGGTACCATTGGTTCCAATGCAGACAGCCGGCGCTGCCCTGTTAGTCGTCGGTGCCCTCGTCCTCGTCGTCGTTATCGCCGCCTTACTCAGCGCGATCGAGATCGTCGACGCCTACGAGAAACGCGCCCTCACCGTCTTCGGCGAGTACCGCAAGCTGCTCGAGCCGGGGATCAACTTCGTCCCGCCGTTCGTCTCGAACACGTACGCGTTCGATATGCGAACCCAGACGCTGGACGTCCCCCGGCAGGAAGCGATCACACGCGACAACTCGCCCGTGACGGCCGACGCCGTCGTCTACATCAAGGTGATGGACGCCAAGAAGGCGTTCCTGCAGGTCGACGACTACAAGCGCGCCGTCTCGAATCTCGCTCAGACGACGCTCCGTGCCGTGCTGGGTGACATGGAACTCGACGACACGCTGAACAAACGCCAGGAGATCAACGCCCGCATCCGCACCGAACTCGACGAGCCCACCGACGAATGGGGGATCCGCGTCGAGTCGGTCGAGGTCCGCGAGGTCAACCCCTCGAAGGACGTCCAGCGCGCGATGGAGCAACAGACCTCCGCCGAGCGGAAACGCCGTGCGATGATCCTCGAGGCCCAAGGTGAACGCCGCAGCGCCGTCGAGAAGGCCGAAGGTGACAAACAGAGCGAGATCATCCGCGCACAGGGTGAAAAGCAGAGTCAGATCCTCGAGGCGCAAGGAGACTCGATTTCGACCGTGTTGCGCGCCCGCTCCGCGGAGTCGATGGGCGAACGCGCGATCATCGACAAGGGGATGGAGACGCTCGGCGACATCGGGCAGGGCGAGTCGACGACGTTCGTCATGCCCCAGGAACTCACCTCGCTTGTCGGCCGCTACGGCAAGCACCTCTCGGGTAGCGACGTCGAGGAGGACGGCTCGGAACTCGAGAGCCGCGAGTTCGACGACGAGACCCGCGAACTGATCGGCCTGGACGATATCGCCGAGATAATCGGCGAGATCGACCAGGAAGCGGATATGGACGTCGAAGCGATGGAACAGGAAGCCCAGGCCATCAAGGAAGGGAAGGATCCGGCGAACATCTCCGATCCCGACGAAGTCATCGAGGAGATGGATCAGGACTTCCAGAGTCAGGCCGACGGCGGCACCGAGATGCCGGCCGACGCGGAAGACGAGTCGTCGACGACCGACTGA